From Equus asinus isolate D_3611 breed Donkey chromosome 14, EquAss-T2T_v2, whole genome shotgun sequence, one genomic window encodes:
- the LOC106841734 gene encoding acyl-coenzyme A synthetase ACSM4, mitochondrial — MKILFCYQTFRFIWLPKPSGRHFHKDHQLWAPLTLADFEAINRCERSLPKNFNFAGDVLDQWSQKEQTGERPANPALWWVNGKGDEVKWSFRELGSLSRKAANVLTKPCGLKRGERVAVILPRIPEWWLLNVACMRTGLVFMPGTTQLTAKDILYRLRASKAKCIVASEEVVPAVESIVSECPDLKTKLLVSPRSQNGWLSFQELFQSASAEHSCVETGSQEPMAIYFTSGTTGSPKMAQHSQSSLGIGYTLCGRYWLDLKSSDIIWNMSDTGWVKAAIGSVFSSWLQGACVFVHRMAQFDTDTFLDTLTTYPITTLCSAPTVYRMLVQKDLKRYKFKNLQHCLTGGEPLNPEVLEQWKAQTGLELYEGYGQTEVGIICANLKGQEIKPGSMGKGVLPYDVQIIDENGNILPPGKEGEIALRLKSTRPFCFFSEYVDNPEKTAATIRGNFYVTGDRGVMDSDGYFWFVGRADDVIISSGYRIGPFEVESALIEHPAVVESAVVSSPDPIRGEVVKAFVVLSAPFKSSNPEKLTLELQDHVKKSTAPYKYPRKVEFVQELPKTITGKIKRNVLRDHEWGRT, encoded by the exons ATGAAGATTCTTTTCTGCTACCAGACGTTCAGATTCATCTGGCTCCCCAAGCCATCTGGCCGGCACTTTCACAAAGATCACCAGCTTTGGGCACCTCTGACTCTTGCTGACTTTGAAGCCATAAATCGCTGTGAGAGGTCATTGCCTAAGAACTTTAACTTTGCTGGGGATGTGCTGGACCAGTGGTCCCAGAAAGAGCAG ACAGGAGAGAGACCAGCCAACCCAGCCCTGTGGTGGGTGAATGGCAAAGGGGACGAGGTGAAATGGAGCTTCAGAGAACTGGGCTCCTTGTCCCGAAAGGCTGCCAACGTGCTCACCAAGCCTTGTGGCCTAAAGAGAGGAGAACGAGTGGCTGTGATTCTGCCCCGAATCCCAGAGTGGTGGCTCCTAAACGTGGCTTGTATGCGAACAG gaCTTGTCTTCATGCCAGGAACAACCCAGCTGACAGCAAAAGACATCCTCTATCGGCTACGAGCCTCCAAGGCCAAGTGCATTGTGGCCAGTGAGGAGGTGGTCCCAGCAGTGGAGTCCATTGTGTCAGAGTGCCCTGATTTGAAGACCAAACTCCTGGTGTCTCCACGCAGCCAGAATGGGTGGCTCAGCTTCCAGGAGTTATTTCA ATCCGCGTCTGCAGAACACAGCTGTGTGGAGACAGGAAGTCAAGAACCAATGGCCATCTACTTCACCAGCGGGACCACAGGCTCTCCCAAGATGGCCCAGCACTCTCAGAGCAGCCTTGGAATTGGCTACACCCTCTGTGGAAG GTATTGGCTAGACCTGAAGTCCTCAGATATCATTTGGAACATGTCCGACACTGGCTGGGTCAAGGCTGCCATTGGCAGTGTGTTTTCTTCCTGGCTTCAGGGAGCCTGTGTCTTTGTGCATCGGATGGCCCAGTTTGACACTGACACCTTCCTAGAC ACGCTTACCACTTATCCCATCACCACCCTGTGCAGCGCGCCCACTGTGTACCGGATGCTTGTGCAGAAAGACCTTAAGAG ATATAAATTCAAGAACTTGCAGCACTGCTTGACGGGAGGGGAGCCGCTCAACCCAGAGGTGCTGGAACAGTGGAAGGCGCAAACTGGGCTGGAGCTGTACGAAGGCTACGGACAGACCGAAGTG GGAATAATTTGTGCCAACCTGAAAGGACAAGAAATTAAACCGGGCTCCATGGGGAAAGGAGTACTACCCTATGATGTCCAG ATTATAGATGAAAACGGCAACATCCTACCACCTGGCAAAGAAGGGGAAATCGCCCTCAGACTAAAGTCTACACGGcccttctgtttcttctctgaaTATGTG GACAATCCAGAGAAAACTGCCGCCACAATAAGAGGGAATTTTTATGTCACTGGAGACAGAGGAGTGATGGACAGTGATGGGTATTTCTGGTTTGTTGGCAGAGCCGATGATGTCATCATATCCTCTGG GTACCGTATTGGGCCGTTTGAAGTGGAGAGTGCACTGATTGAACACCCAGCAGTTGTTGAATCAGCTGTTGTCAGTAGTCCAGATCCAATCAGAGGAGAG GTAGTGAAAGCTTTTGTTGTCTTATCTGCACCCTTTAAATCGTCCAACCCAGAGAAATTAACTCTTGAACTTCAGGATCATGTGAAAAAATCAACTGCACCTTACAAATATCCAAGAAAG